One stretch of Chitinivibrionales bacterium DNA includes these proteins:
- a CDS encoding OmpA family protein, producing the protein MRLKRLALLPLFACLLIAVGTGGCQKKVTKVQQASPPVVEAPKPAPEAPVAPAPVDSTMFKEAALAGELQKQAKEALQDIYFDFDKSVIKSDGESRLTIIAKFMTDHPAMRILSAGNCDERGSEDYNLGLGQRRAQAAKDFLVNLGVSAGRIEVVSYGKDRLAVTGCTDESCHAKNRRDEFTVLQGLQPPLSER; encoded by the coding sequence ATGAGACTGAAGAGACTTGCACTGCTGCCATTATTCGCATGCTTATTGATTGCAGTGGGAACGGGCGGGTGTCAGAAAAAGGTGACAAAGGTTCAACAGGCATCGCCACCCGTGGTCGAGGCACCCAAGCCCGCGCCGGAGGCGCCGGTTGCGCCCGCACCGGTGGACTCCACGATGTTCAAGGAAGCGGCGCTTGCCGGAGAGCTCCAGAAACAGGCCAAAGAGGCACTGCAGGACATCTACTTCGACTTTGACAAGTCGGTGATCAAGTCCGACGGCGAGAGCAGGCTGACCATCATCGCCAAATTCATGACGGATCATCCGGCAATGCGGATCCTGAGCGCGGGAAACTGCGACGAGCGCGGGTCTGAGGATTATAATCTCGGCCTGGGCCAGCGCCGCGCGCAGGCCGCAAAGGACTTTCTCGTGAATCTAGGTGTGTCTGCAGGCCGCATCGAGGTGGTTTCATACGGAAAAGACCGCCTCGCGGTGACGGGGTGCACCGACGAATCATGCCATGCGAAAAACAGGCGCGACGAGTTCACGGTGTTGCAGGGCCTGCAGCCGCCATTGAGCGAGCGGTAA